GCTTATAACAAGATATTGTTTTGACTCTGTTCTTCTGCTTACTATTTTTAGATCCCATGAACTACGCTCTAAAATAGTGTCTCTCCAGCTGTTGCTTTCGGTTTTGCAAAATGCTGGTCCGGTCTTCAGGACACATGAAATGTTTATAAATGCAATCAAGCAATACCTCTGTGTAGCATTATCTAAAAATGGAGTATCGTCCGTTCCTGACGTCTTTGAGCTCTCCCTTGCCATTTTCCTCACCCTTCTCTCAAACTTTAAGACCCATTTGAAAATGCAGATTGAGGTAagaaggttttgttttttcctcttgcttcaaatgCTTGATACTCTCCTTAAGTTCAGTTCAGTAGTAATATGAAACTGTCTCTGCATATGGATCATGAATCAAAATCACTAATGTTCTGtatttgaatgtgtgtgtgtgtgtgtgtgtgtgttcagaattTTTAACGATATCCTTGGAATGTATGCCTGGGGTACAGACCTTGCACCTACTTTTTCTATTTGTATTCAACAGGTATTTTTCAAAGAGATCTTCCTGAACATTTTAGAAACCTCTTCCAGTTCCTTTGAGCACAAATGGATGGTAATTCAGACCTTGACTAGAATTTCTGCAGGTAATTTTATAACATCATCAAGAAATTCTCCTTTTCTGCCTGTTTAGAATATCAAGAATGAATAGAAGAAGTATAGGCATACTGTATAGAAGTgataacaaaataaatatatcaaaGTGCCATGAGGCAACACACCCACAAACACCATACACACTAAAAATATTAGTCTGGCACTTTTTTGTTGGAATTGTTGGAATGTGACCCCCAGAGTGTGTACCTGAAGTATTTCCCAAACGTAGTTGCTAAGACACTATGAGGTTGGTGGAGCCCAGGAGAAACAAGAGAGAATGAGAAGTACAGTAGCGCTGTGAAAATGCCAGGCGTAGCAGGAGGGAATAAAAGCAGCTAATGTAGGTGTCTTTCACTGTGCTAAGGGTTTTGCAGTATTTATCCCCGTAACTAGTGGGAAGTCTGCTAAAGACTGGTGGTGATTGGTTCAAGGTAATCAATCCACTGTGCTTTCTGGCTATGCAAGGACTCTCTCATGTCCAGTTTAGCCAAAGGGCAGACACTGGAGGCGTTTGGAATATAGAGGCAAAGAAGTGGTGGAAAAAGGGGTCTTCGAGGGGTTTGGATGCCAACTGAGTATTTCCTGCCTTCCAGCAGtggctggtggggtggggtggagcttcTTGACTCCAAAATTGCTTGTTACCTGGCTGTGGCAGGCATGGGGCATTGCTGTGACAAGGTCAGAGTTGCACAGATGCACTATCGGAGCAAGCCTGGCTCTCCCACCAGTGCATATGCAAGCCCTAGTCTTGCTTTTTGCTACTAGTGCAGGCCTTTTTTGATGTGGGGGAAATAGTTCAGAAAATGTAACCCAGCTATGGTATAATAATGCAAACAATGGCTTGTATTATCCCTTCCTCACCCTTTTCCCCAGTACGTTTTATAggtattaaatggggggggggatgtatccTGTCACAATAGTCTGTTGTCTGCATACATTGTTCCCAGACCACTCAATTTTCATaatctatttttttgttttgttttgttttgttttagatgcTCAGTGTGTGGTGGACATATATGTGAACTATGACTGTGATTTGAATGCTGCTAATATTTTTGAACGGCTAGTAAATGACTTATCTAAAATTGCCCAGGGAAGGAGTGGACATGAGTTAGGCATGACACCGCTGCAGGTAAGACTCATTCGTGCaattcccactgtgttcagttaaGTATATTGGCAGCCTTGTATTAGTATCTTGTATGTATTCCATCCACTTGTCTATTTGCTCACAAAGAGTTTAGGAGTGCACTTAGTTTCATGACAATCGAACATGGAGCCAAACTTGAGCAGAAGTGTAAAGCAATGCCCTTGAAGATAACTCAGAAActgctccaaaatgcagcagccagattactggttgGGTTTCCATTTAGAGCTCACATAACCTCAGTTTTAAAAAAGCTTGTTATCGCAaacttcctcaaactcggccctccagatgtttttggcctacaactcccatgatccctagctagtagggccagtggtcagggatgatgggaattgtagtctcaaaacatctggagggccgagtttgaggaagcctgagttatCGGTTCGTTCCCAAACCAAATTCCAAGTATTTGCAgtagcatttaaaggcaaaaacaacttaggccccaaatagcTGAAAGGctatggcttttttgttttttgtttttaatattctgaggTTCCAAAGATCTCGACCTGTTTACATTGTAATTGTTCTTTCTCCACATATTTTGTGCACAGGAACTAAGCCTACGGAAGAAAGGTCTTGAATGTTTGGTCTCTATATTAAAGTGCATGGTAGAATGGAGCAAAGACCTATATGTGAACCCCAACCATCAGGCCAGCGTTGGTGAGAAATCAAACCTTCTCTGTATCCAAAACCTTACTTAAAATAGCTGGAAGCCGGAGAGAAATGATTTGTGGCTTTGTACATGTTACCTAAAGCTGGCTTCTTATTTTAGGCCTTGTATTATCATAGAATTAGAATTTTCTGGTGCAAGTTTTGTGACTTTTTAATATCGGGGGATTGCCAGtgaataattaataattaagCATCCCATTCCCACCAGCTGCTTattggaagccctcaagcaggCCCTGAATGCAATAGCACCCTCCCCTCTTGCTTTCGTGGATTATCAAGATGAAAGAACCCTTTGTGATTTGGCAACTGTGGCTCTTTATCTAGATCAGAGGTGGGAAGCTGACCTGCCCCCTGTGGGCCATTTTTGACAGATGGGCATGACAACCCATGTCAATCATACAACGTCAGGTAGTACAAATCTCAGCCCGTGGCAACTGGTAGAGGTCTGTATCTGATCCTAGTGCTGTGGGGCTACTGTGTTTTATCTCCAATCTTTGCACTGTGGTGCCTAGAACTGAGATCATTTGTCTCCAGTCTTGGCACTTAATGCTTGGATTGGAGATCACAGGTGTCCATGCATGATGTCATGTGATGCCAgctgactgacaggtgggcatggtttgccCAGAATGGTCTCTGGGTCAGATTCAGAGTACCTCAATAATCCCTGCAGGAAGACAACTTCTGGACTGGTGGAAGATAGTGGCTGGGTGTATTGGCTGACCTCTTGAGCTGTGTCTAAGACCACAAGGCTGGTGTGAGTGTCCGTCTGTTTGGAGAGCCCACATGCTTTTACTTACGCATTATTTGGGAATATGTCTTCACGTCCCTTTTCCTACATGCAGGTCCAGACAAGCCTTCAGAACATGAAATGGGGGAAGTCAAATGTTTAGATATTGGGGGAAGAAGAAGTAGTGCAAGCTCCTTAGATTCAACAGTCTCCTCTGGAGTTGGAAGTGTTGGCACCCAGACTGCTGTCCCTGATGATCCTGAACAATTTGAGGTGATCAAGCAACAAAAAGAGATAATTGAGCACGGGAttgaactgtgagttgaacctaTTGCTAAAGTAGCTTTAAAATGGCTTTTCTAATtgtacttttaaactttttacTGCTTTATTTGCTGTGCATATTAACAGTGAAAAGAAAAGTAAGCTGGTACCAAGCAATCAGCAAGAATTGAACTTCAGATTGGTGCCAAATAATTTATTGCATTGCGTGTTTGGCGTTTGTATTCATTCAGTAAATTTCCCATTTTTCAGAATATGTAAGAGTGCAAaagtgaattttaatctgttttagcattttaacttcTTGTATCTTTTAATGTACTGTAATTTTCCCCCAGATTTTATGAATTTATATTTGAAAAAACTCTAGAGCGGCTTACAAAATAAAGCAGTGCATACATTTTAGGAAATATATAAATGTTCAACAAAGATTgttaaacatttctgtttagtTGATTTAACACTTCTGTGCCTACTGAGCCAATTCCATCCAACTGAGCATAAGTAACTCCTTCCCATTTGTTTTGTCCATTCTTACGACTTGTAAAACTCCCTTTAAAAGGAACACCTGCTTTCTGTTTTTTGTGGCTACATTAGCCATTAATATCCCTTAAAATTATACAGTGCTGTCAATATATTTCTATATGAAGTCCTGGGATTTCCAGTTCAGGTTTAACTCTGGTTTGTAGTTCATAAGTTTTTAATTgtacattttagaaaggggccTGCTAGGGCTGCAAGAGGAAgtcaaaatattataaaattaataacaATTATGCTAAACTTTATTGTTTTCTGATATTTTCTGTCAGTGTTTGAGAGTTCAGGAGACTGTTTTTCTGCATCAGATTGATCTATCCTTTTCCTCCTTGTCCTGTCTCTAAACTATAGGTTTAATAAAAAGTCCAAGAGAGGACTGCAGTATTTGCAGGAACAGGGAATGCTTGGAGTAACAGCAGAAGACATAGCACAGTTTCTGCACCAAGAAGAGCGCCTGAGTTCTGTAAGGCTGAATCTTACATTGTTCAAAAATCACACGCCTTTGTTAATGCTATACACATACATGCTTTTCACAGCTGTTTCCATGTGGGGATGTGAGCCACACTAATGAGGCTTTTGGTGGCGTTTCGGGACCAGGCATTGATAACCAGATTGACAGCTAATGCTACTTAATGGAGTGACAAATGTCCTTAATCACTTCattataattaattaaatttgtatatgccTTTCATTCAGAGATCAcagagcggttcacaacataaagtgAACGTGATGGTGAAACATGATGATTTTGTAATGTAATATATTTGGATTGTAAGAGGGGAAATTATCAAAGTTGCTACCTTTACAATATTtcatacatttctttttctttctttctttactttgTTTTCTGTTAGAGCCAGGTGGGAGAATTTCTGGGGGACAGTAACAAGTTTAACAAGGAGGTGATGTACGCCTACGTAGACCTGCTTGATTTCTGCGGAAAAGACTTTGTCTCTGCTTTACGCATATTTCTGGAAGGATTTCGGTTACCTGGTGAAGCTCAGAAGATTGACAGACTAATGGAAAAGTTTGCTGCTAGATATATTGAATGCAACCAAGGGTAACTTGAAAGATATTGGCAAATCATAATAGAAATGAGTGCATTTTTGGAAGCAGCGGTTGGGAGAAGATATAGTTTAGTAAGACGAGCCAGGTAGCCTTACTCATCCAGCTCATCAAGTGAAAGCAATTTGTAGAATACCATGCATAGAATGCCATATTATTCAAAAATACGATATGGCTGACATATTCTAAAAGCAAAACCTTTCTGTAGCCAGACCATAGAATCCTAAGAAAATTAGGGAAGTGTATCTGTACCTAAGGGAGAACTGATTCATAAGCTGATATTGCTATTCTGGGGTCAGTGGCCGTATATTCCAGGCATTGCATCAGGGCTTGGGGGACTCCTAACTTTTAGAATCCTCAAcaccttgtttttattatatatgagaatttcccccctccccaatcaatTAGAACTTGGCTGCAACTTTGAAAGAAACCAACCGGAAGCTGGACTTGATGAATACTTCAAACACGACTACCTTACATAGAATAAGTTCACTTGTTCCTGACATAGCTTAAGTCACCTATCCAGTAGGGATGTTTAAGGCTCTTTATCATTTACGCACATACACTTACATCATGAACATTATGTTTCAGTTCCAGTATAAAAATGATATTAAAAACAGTAGAAAAATATAGTAGATTTAAAGCATTTTCTCCGATTCCCACTCTCTTACTGGGAATTTGTGCAATAAGATAATTGAATATCTTAATaacaaagcatttttttcctcCATCCTGAAAACTCTAGgcctaaaaataaatttaaaactaaTTGTTTCTTTTCCGCCTGTCTCGCCTCAAGGCACTCACTTTTTCCTGACTGACATTATTTCCAGTGTTTCAGAACAATCAAGGTCAGTGATTAGGCCTCAGACAGGGCAAGGGTGCACAGAGAATGCTGaaacacaaaattcagagacagaCAAACCATGTTCCTTGCTCTCATTTCTGTCAGGTCAGGACAATAACCATTTTTTCTGATGGAAAACTGGTAAGGGGTACCGCACCTGaattatcttctttttttaaaaaaggccattCATACAATCAGTAATTGCCTGAATGGCACTACATCTGGTTTGACCCTTGATCACTGGGGAGGCAGTGGATTTGGAAGAGCTCAGGAAGAATCTGGCTGCTGGTTCCCAGTGCTAGATATTCTGCAAGCATAGCTATTTTCTGGATGAACATGGTGATAATTGTCCTACTTGGCAGTTCCCTGTTGATATTTTGCCAAATTGTTATGGACTCCGGAGCAGTCTATAGTCACAGCTCAATGAACAGCGTGTACATTTCAGTAGGAAATGCTATAATAGAGTTTCTAATGGTGTTTTGAAAATGCACATATGAAGAGATGATAATAACAATACCTAGGATTCTAAAAacctgattttctttcttttccagtcAAATTCTGTTTGCTAGTGCCGACACAGCTTATGTTCTAGCATATTCTATTATAATGTTGACAACAGACTTGCACAGTCCCCAGgtatgtgtgtatctatataaTGATACAGAATGGTTGCAAATGGGCTTCTAAGTAACTCACAACTTCTTTACCAGCTTTTGACTGTCTTGCCATAACAGGTGAAGAATAAGATGACGAAAGagcaatatataaaaatgaaTCGTGGGATCAATGACAGCAAAGACCTTCCAGAAGAGTATTTATCTACCATCTATGATGAAATAGAAGGGAAGAAAATTGCAATGAAGGACGCGAAAGAATATGCAATCACACCAAAGTCTACTAAGCCAAGTATGATGTTTTAACCCAGAACCCTCAATAATCCTAGGCTTTGGTTTAGTATGTTTTCATTGTTCAACTTGCTAACTTCCTATTGTTGGCGCAGAAGATACTTAGAATAACCAAGGCGGTATGGTGGATAGAGGATATGGCCTAAGGAAGTCTGGGTTCAGATCCTTGCTCTGACATCACTTGGCTCACTTTGGGCCAGAGTATCTTTTAGCCACAGCTGCCTCAGAaagttgttgtgagggtgaaacagTCTTAACTCATATGCTTCCAGTCTGGGCTTCTTGGAGGAGGAGCTggttccagatgttgtggaaacAAGAGGGAAATAGTCTGTTGCTGGTCTGGCTGACCTTGCATTGGAGCAGGTGCTTTAGACTTCGCAGGCTTCCTTTCCTGCCCCAAATTCCCCTTCAaaaattttggactacaactcccatcatcccaccaCATGCCTATTGACCATCCTGACGGGGGCTGGTTGCAGTTGttgttccaaacatctggaggacaccagggttGTTCCAGGCCTATGATTCTGTGTTCGCTGAATGTTCAGCAGCACACCTCTGTTTAGCTGGTGGAGTTAGGTGGGAGATTGTTTCAAGCTGACATATAAAGTCCTTTTACTTCATGCTGTCTGTAGAAGATTGAAATGAGATAAACAGCATGCTCCTGTACTTACCTTCTCagtagtaagtcccactgagtccaAGAGGACTTGCTCCCAGATACAtgtatgtaggattgcagcctaaaagtcAAACCACTGCCACAGGAAAGAGAAAGTACAGGAATATAGCTGCTTAAAACAGATGATCTCTTCTTAACGCATAGCTCAGTTGAGGAGGCTCAGATGAGGGGAATGAGATTCTTGTGGCTGCCTCAGAGGAAAGCTTCATTGGCATGTTAAGCTGCCCACCCTGCTGGGTGAAGTGATTCCTAAGGGCTGGGCTTAAGAAAACTGTAGTCACCGAGTGGTCATTCTtcccacatcatcatcatcatcattttatttgtatgccgcctttccacagttaaaacaatgatGAATATGAAAAAATTTACATAGTTACAAACATGGCAAAAtactcataaaaataaataaaacacatcaaaactacataaccaaactCCATAGAAAAAAAAGTATCTGTCTTCTGACATGAATGAGGACCACAGAACCAGAGTCAAAACGTGGAGGAAAAGATCGGATATGGAATTATGAAAAacattgatgatgatgagaggCAGGACTATGATGTTGAAAGCGCTTCGGAATTCAGACCGtgggaagccaaaacaaaaattattacaatttggaagacaattggatttttttaaattttattttttatttttattggatttgatttgatatgttaattagatgtttttattggaaaattaataaacgctttaaaaaaaaacaaaaaactacataaccaaactgaacaatttccacataaaaattaAGTTACAAAAGATTAATATCGATAACAGCAAAAACTCCCaaaaaaactttccccaaaataccCCATCAAGTGTCTCCGTTCCTTTGGGGATGTCTTTTTCTGCACCCCCTCCTCCCATCACGACCCAGATAAAGCAGTAGTAATGGTAGTAACAGTAAAGCATATTGCGTATGGGTGGGTCTAAGTGAACATTGGTAACAGTCTTCTGTTACCTCCTTCAAAAAGCTGTGCTGGGAGCTGTGGCAGCAGAACAACAGACTGACAGCAACCGTTGCTCACTCAAACACTGCAGGATTTCTTCACATTTACCTGAGGGAACAAAGCAATTGTGTCAGTTCTTTTCCCCACTTCTGCAACAGGGTTAAAAAAGGTCAAAATGAAGCAGCACCAAAAGCCTTATTTTCTTGCTGCACCTGCTTGGGGCCAACCAGAGTAACACAACTTGAATAGTGGGTCATTTGCCACTTCTAAAATGGCAGATAAGGTTGAATCAGCACTGGTAAGCATCATGACTTCATCAAGGAGTAAGGGTATAATTGTTATAATGTTTAACTGAAACTGAGGGTTTCTGAAGGAATGATATGGTCTGAGTATGAAATGTATGATTTAGATTGGTCTTTTCTGGGAAGTGAAGCAGAAACATAATGAAAATGAATTTATTATATCCTCAGTATAATAATGAAAATGAATTTATTATATCCTCGGTATTTAATATGTTCAATTATGCATGGATTTCTTAAGTTGCACATAAATTTCTTGGTGGATATGGGAAGAAGGATCTGTTTTTTAAAGACTACATACTCTTGATTTGTCTGGAATGTGGCATAGGTGTGCCAAAAGATATTTAATGCAGCTTTATGGGggggttgggttttgttttttttagatgTAGCCAGTGAGAAGCAGCGAAGGTTGTTGTACAACCTGGAGATGGAGCAAATGGCAAAGACAGCTAAAGCTCTAATGGAGGCCGTAAGCCATGCAAAGGCACCTTTTACTAGTGCAACTCACCTGGATCATGTCAGGCCCATGTTCAAAGTGAGTATGGAACTGAAGTCATGGAAACCAGAGGTCAGACTTCCTAAGCATCCTTTTGTCTTGGGACCATATTTGCACAGCATTCATTTAAGAAACAGTGGGTTTGCGGGGCTGTGCAGTGATAGACTTAACGTGTGTGAAATAACAGCGGGGAGAAGGTACAGTCAGAAGATAGTCAAGAATGTCGAAAGTATTGTAATGTTCCTGGTCTATGTCACATTAAATAACTTTCTGGGGCAAAATATGGTTGGGTTAAAAAAGCCAAATTGACtaaagcctcccctttcttcctctccccgtCCTTTTTTTAATAGCTTGTGTGGACTCCGTTACTGGCTGCTTATAGCGTGGGTCTTCAGAACTGTGACGACACTGAAGTTGCATCCTTATGCTTGGAAGGAATACGCTGTGCCATCCGAATAGCCTGCATTTTTGGCATGCAGGTTAGTATAGAGTAGGCTTGCTGTATGTAGTAGGGGTGTGCAAAAAGAGTTGCATGAATCCTCAACCCAGGAACCAAAGCCATCTGTCAGATTTGGGGCTTGTTTGAACCAAAGCAAGATCTCTCCAAAATGCACACTGAACTAGAGATCTTCAGAAATTTTGATGTTTAGAAAACACTGCAGAATATCCATCCTATTCCCTGTTCACTTGCTTTAAGAGATTATTCCATCCACAGAACTCTTTCTTGTCTGGAGCCGTATCCAAGTTAGCCACATGCCATCACTGAGTAACATGCCGTCTTCACTCCATGTTCTTATTTCCTGAGATACATGTTTTTGGCGGGAGTGGTGGGGGTGAGGAATGCAACATGCCTGTCTTTTACCATGGTTTATTTCTGCTTCTGAACTTTACTTCTTACATTTTAGCTTGAACGGGATGCTTATGTGCAGGCACTTGCCCGCTTTTCCTTGTTGACTGCCAGCTCCAGCATCacagaaatgaaacagaaaaacatAGATACAATTAAGACCCTCATTACAGTGGCCCACACTGATGGCAACTACCTTGGAAATTCCTGGCATGAGGTAAGAAAGCACGTGCTTGTGTGCTGTGTGCTGTCAATTTTGAAGAAGTGTTACTGTATCTGACTGATCTGCTGATACAGGTTCTACATATTCATGCATTTCTGTAGTCTCAGAATTGATGCAGAAAACCTCTCATTGCATTTATATGTGGAACTAATCCCAGTGGGGCTTGCATTTGGCACCAGATTTTAACAGCGCCAAATAAGAGTCCTGCTTTCCAAAGAGCAATTGGAATTGCATTCTGATAGTCTAGATGGTTCCTTTGAAGCTGTGTCTTTCTCTGCCCCACACTTGACATAATATATGACGACATGTATGGGGTGACTGTGGCTTGGGGAAAACAGTCTCTCTGGGCCTAATGAGACCTGTGAGCTAGACGTTCTCCACTGCTAAGGTACACAAAGCAATTCTGTAAATGTGCCCTGCTCATTGCCAATCCTAGGAAAAGTGAATTTCAAGACAGCATCAACTTTTCTGGGATATGGTGGTTTAAGGTTCCTTGAGATGGGCTTGTCAAAAGAAACCAAACATTTCTTTCTCCATAACTGCCTCCCACTTTTCAAAATGCCTTATCAGTTTCCTTAAAGTGCTAATTGGCTCTGTCTGCTAGACAGAGGACCCACAATGGAGAATGAAATCCTCTCTATCTGCCCAACTATATATTAGGTGAACTGTAATTCCAAGGGTTTAACCTAGCTGGTCCTGAAATTAGCATTGCAAATTTAATCCTGCTGCCCCATGACTTTATTGGGCCACAATGTGTCAAAAGCTATATTTTGGGGAAGAAGGGATTGTGGCTTAGTGGTGTTGCAAGCAAGAAGTCTCagtttcagtccctggcatttccaattAAAATGATCGGGTAGGAAACTCCTTTGGCTGAGAACCCAAAGAGCTGCAGCCATCCGTAGTAGACAGGAATTGGCTAAATGGACAATCTCGCCTGGATTGCATACACATGTCAGAACTGCAGTTTTTGAAGTGGAGCAGATTCCACGGCCGGAGTGGAACATTGAGTGCATGCACAGCATTTCCTTAGCATTAGAAGTGAATGGGGATGTGTCTGACGACGTGAAATGTGGCATTCGCATTGGAGGCATTTTCTTGGTTCTGCAATCTGTAGCTGCTGACTTCAGTACTGAAATGTGCATTTGTTTTCATTAGATCTTGAAATGTATCAGCCAGCTGGAACTAGCACAGCTCATAGGGACTGGAGTTAAAACACGCTACCTGTCTGGATCTGGGCGCGAAAGAGAAGGGAGCCTCAAAGGCTTCACATCTGGAGGAGAAGAGTTCATGGGTCTTGGACTAGGTGAGAAGATTAGCCTTGACTCTGTTCTCATGCCTAAGGATCCAGGTTAATTAAATAAAGGCATTTGTCATCATAACAAATTACCTGTTTCTTGATTTCAGACTGCTTTAACCTTAAAGACCCTCTGTTTAAAGTAATTAATGGCAGTGGCTCGTTGAATTGCTGGTTTGGAAATAAGAAACAAGGGTAGATGGTTAATTATATGTAGCTCATGCAGGGTGATATATTTATTCATGTCATTTTGGGAACAGGAAATAAAGCTTTCCTTAACTATTGTATCACATACAATACAGTATTTTATAAGAGGACCACTTTGGTGGGTGAATTATCAGACCACTAGATGCTGTTATTCTTTGAGCCTGTTCCTTTGATTTTATAGTCTATAATTCAACTGGTATTGGTAGTTCACTGATGGGAATATATTTCATGTTAGATTTAACAATTATTGTCGGTTTCTTCCTAACTAGGTAACTTCGTTGGCGGAGGTGTTGATAGAAGGCAAATAGCCAGTATTCAGGAATCTGTGGGAGAAACCAGTTCGCAAAGTGTGGTGGTGGCAGTAGACAGGTATTACAGTAACCTTTAAAACAATAATGAAATATTGAAAGGCTTACTATCACTATTAGCACAACAGGCTGTGGCACAGGTTTTTAGATACAAACCATAATTCTAACTCAAGCTTATAAAATGAACAGTTTCCTGGTCTCCGATGCAGAGTAGTTAACGATAccaaaaaaagggagaggggatCAGAAGTTGGGActtaagagcagagaaattgTCTTTGCTATTGTTGGATGCCCCTGTCCTCCCCCTCTTAAAAACAGCATGGCTCATTTTACCCTTCCATAATTAGTTAGGAGTTGCATGAAGTGAAGTCTTTCctattgtaattattggtatctctctctctctctctctctcacacacacacacacttatacatatacatatagttttaaattctatcaatgtttaattgtttttagttATTCTTTCTTCTATGCTTTTAACAGTTCCTATTTTTttctgtatgctgccttgagccccATCAGGAAAAACAGCGTTCTTCATTCTAGCATCACATAGATTTACAATAATATGTAATGGGCTTTCCCAAATGTTCTGCATCTTGAGAATTAACCCTGTATCTCAATTTATCCCACAGAATATTTACAGGTTCAACCAGACTGGATGGAAATGCAATAGGTATgtatgttggggtgggggggaataccCTAAGGCGAATAATAATTGCTTTGTACCATTTCAGGCTTATTGACATGTTTGGTCTCAAAATTTTCAGTGGACTTCGTTCGGTGGTTGTGTGCTGTTTCCATGGATGAGTTAGCTTCCCCTCACCATCCACGCATGTTCAGCTTGCAGAAGATTGTTGAGATCTCCTATTACAACATGAACAGAATTAGGCTGCAGTGGTCCAGGATATGGCATGTCATTGGAGATCATTTCAATAAGGTATTTCAGCATTTGAAACCTATTTCCCTTTCTGGTTCAAACACCCAA
The Podarcis raffonei isolate rPodRaf1 chromosome 6, rPodRaf1.pri, whole genome shotgun sequence DNA segment above includes these coding regions:
- the ARFGEF2 gene encoding brefeldin A-inhibited guanine nucleotide-exchange protein 2 isoform X3, with amino-acid sequence MQPPTREEDTRTKSMFVSRALEKILSEKEAKRPPHGQLRRACQVALDEIKAELEKQSQGNETTPKANFIEADKYFLPFELACQSKSPRIVSTSLDCLQKLIAYGHITGNAPDSGAPGKRLIDRIVETICNCFQGPQTDEGVQLQIIKALLTAVTSPYIEIHEGTILQTVRTCYNIYLASKNLINQTTAKATLTQMLNVIFTRMENQAIQEGRDLEKSNQQKPQSPMIHSASGSPKFGRLKYSQHGSRPSTPVKTDLTNGEPERKENGDQKPEDSLTPPVFEEETDEGKEIVKGILEDVVTSAVRASLEEEMKKPSLPESVRILSDLASTVPASPGGINENTQANGIPDDRQSVSSTDNLETDVPGPQAAARFSHILQKDAFLVFRSLCKLSMKPLGDGPPDPKSHELRSKIVSLQLLLSVLQNAGPVFRTHEMFINAIKQYLCVALSKNGVSSVPDVFELSLAIFLTLLSNFKTHLKMQIEVFFKEIFLNILETSSSSFEHKWMVIQTLTRISADAQCVVDIYVNYDCDLNAANIFERLVNDLSKIAQGRSGHELGMTPLQELSLRKKGLECLVSILKCMVEWSKDLYVNPNHQASVGPDKPSEHEMGEVKCLDIGGRRSSASSLDSTVSSGVGSVGTQTAVPDDPEQFEVIKQQKEIIEHGIELFNKKSKRGLQYLQEQGMLGVTAEDIAQFLHQEERLSSSQVGEFLGDSNKFNKEVMYAYVDLLDFCGKDFVSALRIFLEGFRLPGEAQKIDRLMEKFAARYIECNQGQILFASADTAYVLAYSIIMLTTDLHSPQVKNKMTKEQYIKMNRGINDSKDLPEEYLSTIYDEIEGKKIAMKDAKEYAITPKSTKPNVASEKQRRLLYNLEMEQMAKTAKALMEAVSHAKAPFTSATHLDHVRPMFKLVWTPLLAAYSVGLQNCDDTEVASLCLEGIRCAIRIACIFGMQLERDAYVQALARFSLLTASSSITEMKQKNIDTIKTLITVAHTDGNYLGNSWHEILKCISQLELAQLIGTGVKTRYLSGSGREREGSLKGFTSGGEEFMGLGLGNFVGGGVDRRQIASIQESVGETSSQSVVVAVDRIFTGSTRLDGNAIVDFVRWLCAVSMDELASPHHPRMFSLQKIVEISYYNMNRIRLQWSRIWHVIGDHFNKVGCNPNEDVAIFAVDSLRQLSMKFLEKGELANFRFQKDFLRPFEHIMKKNRSPTIRDMVIRCIAQMVNSQAANIRSGWKNIFAVFHQAASDHDGNIVELAFQSTGHIVTNIFQQHFPAAIDSFQDAVKCLSEFACNAAFPDTSMEAIRLIRYCAKYVSERPQVLREYTSDDMNVAPGDRVWVRGWFPILFELSCIINRCKLDVRTRGLTVMFEIMKSYGHTFEQHWWQDLFRIVFRIFDNMKLPEQQTEKSEWMTTTCNHALYAICDVFTQFYEALNEILLADIFAQLH